The following is a genomic window from Pseudothermotoga thermarum DSM 5069.
TTGAAAGTTAAAGTTTTCAAAGACTCGGTTGCTTCGTATGATCATCAGCTACATGAGTTTGCTTTGAGAATGATGCGCGAAATCCTTGGTGCTGAGGTGGTTTAGTATGAGAAAGAAAAGACTTCATCCAAAGGTTTTTAAAGTTCCGATCGACAGGATAAGAAATGGATATTACTCTGACATATACTTTTTGAGGTACGTGGAAGTTTTAAAGAAAGACAACAGACATCCAAGAGTTTTGTACCAATTCTTCCCAAGACGCGATTGTGTGGTTGCAGGGATAGATGAAGCTTTGGCAATATTGAGATTTGCCACCGGTTATTACAAAGATGAGGAAAAGGCAAAGGAATTGTTTCAAGAAATACAAAGACTTGATATTGCCTTGCAAGAAGCCGCAATAGAGATGCAGAAGGACCTTGTGGTTGAATACACTCGGAAAAAATGGGATTTACGGATGAAGTTGAACGAACTTTGGGTTGATAAATGGGACGAAATAGAAGTTAAAGCCTTGTACGATGGCGATGAAGCCAAAGAGTGGGAACCAATAATGGTTATAGAGGGTGACCCAACTTACTTCGGATATTTGGAAACCGTTTTGCTTGGTGTTATAGCCCGAGCGACCAGCACGGCAACAGCTGTCAAAAGCGTCGTTAAAGCCGCGAATGGGAAACCTGTGCTTTATTTTAGTGCAAGATTTGATCATTACTGGGTTCAAGCCACCGATGGATATGCAGCGCTTTGTGCTGGAGCTTTTGGTGTTTCAACGGATGCCAACGCAGATTATTGGGGAGTAGAGTCAATGGGAACTATGCCACATGCTTTGATAGCTGCATATGAAGGTAGCACTGAAGCTGCAGCAATAGCATTCGATAAGCATATGCCAGAAAATGTTAAGCGTATAATATTGGTGGATTGGGAAAACGATGTCATAGGAACAACCTTTAAGGTGATCAAGAGCTTTTACGAAAAACAAATGGGAAAGCCATTCATACTCGGTGTAACAGATCCTTCCCCAATTATTGGTGAAGGAAAAGGTAAAATATGGGGTGTAAGGTT
Proteins encoded in this region:
- a CDS encoding nicotinate phosphoribosyltransferase produces the protein MRKKRLHPKVFKVPIDRIRNGYYSDIYFLRYVEVLKKDNRHPRVLYQFFPRRDCVVAGIDEALAILRFATGYYKDEEKAKELFQEIQRLDIALQEAAIEMQKDLVVEYTRKKWDLRMKLNELWVDKWDEIEVKALYDGDEAKEWEPIMVIEGDPTYFGYLETVLLGVIARATSTATAVKSVVKAANGKPVLYFSARFDHYWVQATDGYAALCAGAFGVSTDANADYWGVESMGTMPHALIAAYEGSTEAAAIAFDKHMPENVKRIILVDWENDVIGTTFKVIKSFYEKQMGKPFILGVTDPSPIIGEGKGKIWGVRFDTAGNMRDVSVVPRDESSLGVCPELVWKARQEFDKVGLKDLKIVVSGGFDAEKIALFEKLKVPADVYAVGSKLLRLKVDITADVVEVNGKPCAKAGRQKLDHSRLEPVSKRYWEEV